One Acidobacteriota bacterium genomic window, TCGTTCAAATATAAAAAAAATTCCGCACAATAAAATTACAAAAGTTGAAAAAATCCATACGGCATCCAACAGAATAAAGAACCCCCGGTTGCCGTCTAAATAAGGCAAGTCGTGAACAAAAATATAGGTGCCGTGATAGGGCCAGGTTTTCGCTATGTATTCCGAACGCACAAAATGTCTTTCAAGAAAAGCCGGCAACATATACGCCGCTGATAATAACGCGCCCAATCCAATGCCACACCCGACATAAATTAAACTTCGCCAATTTTTTTTGAAATAGGTTTGCAGTAAAACGTAAAGCCCGAAACCCATCGAAAACTGAAAAGCCGTCGGCGGGTGTGACCATAAAAATGCGCCATAGCTTGCGGCAAGCCCAGCCATGTGAAGAAGCGTTGTAGAATTCAAAGTAAATGGCGACTCACGATTTCGCATCAACCGGTCAGCGAAAATCATCATCAAGGGCATCCAGATAAAACCCAGCAACTCGGCGATTGCGCCGCGCTGATACTGGTCAACCAGATGGTATGGAAGCAGAATATAGGCAGCCATCGCAACCGACGCCGCTTTAACTGAAAAATATTCGCGCGCATACCAGTACATCGCTAAACCGGAGGCAATCATTAAGGAGAGATGCGTCAATAAAATTGCGATAATCCAGTTGCTGAATAAAAAATAGAAGAGCGAGGTCAGGTAATAAATCGCCGGGGGATAATAGCTGGTGGTGACGGCTCCGAATCCTAAGTTGGTATCTTCTTCCCAACGCGGATAAATTTTCCCTGCGCTTAACCCTTGATAAAACGATTTCATTTGCTCGTAATGCAGATGCATATCATGAGTGATTGGCATCCCGATTTTCCAGAAGAGACCTTGCGCATCTCGTCGTCCCATGATGTGAAACGGCAAAGCGGTCAACACGGAAAGCCCCAGACAAAGCAATACCACTTTTAATCGGGGTCCAAATCGCTTCTTCGGCTTGGTCTCTTCGAGGTATCTTTGCAGATGAATCTCTTCGATGTTCTCGATAAAACTGCTTTCTATTTCTCGAATTTCTGCTTCCACACTGAGTCCTTAAACGCTTTTGAGGTTATAAACTGGAATGCTACCATAGCGAACATTACCCAGAAAGGAGCTTGATTATTGTTTTTAAAATGACCTGCGCGTGAATAATGAAACTAAAAGCACAAATTTTTGTTTAACTATAGCGGTTTGCAATACGATTTACTGAGGTTGAATAAGCGGTCGTTGACCGCGTCATTGGGCAGTTGCGGTCAAAGACCGCTCTCTCAACAGAGACTGCGTAAACGCTTTTGCAAACTCTATAGACGCCAAGCAATTTGTCAATTTCTTAATCAAAGACGCAAATGAGACCTAAGCAATTATTCATCCCCTTTATCTTTTTACTGATAGTTCAACTCAGTTTTCCCGGCAACCCGATTGCCAAACCGGTTGATATAAATATTTCTTCAAACGATCAATCGGGTCTGGTTGGCTTACATCAGGTGCTTTTAGATTTATCCAACCCCTTTCATGTCGTTGTCGTCGCTCAAAATCCCGATGATTTGGACTACTCAACATTAACCCTTTGTCGAAATAAATTGGGAGCACAACTCACCGTGCTTTTCGCAACCAGAGGAGAAAACGCTAGGCATTCACCTTCCCTTCTATCAAACGAAGCGCGCGCCATAATCAAAACCACGACGGCATTGAATGCTTTGCATAAACTCGGCGCAGATGCCTATTTTTTGGACTTACCGGATGTTGACCCCCACACGACCGTTGAATCGGTACTCAACCGGTGGGATAAAACCCCAGCTTTAAACAAGGTTATTCAAACCCTGCGCTTTTTAAAACCCGATGTTCTCATCACCCATAATAAAATCAATGCCGGCGAAGGGCAGCGTCAGGCATTGGCTCGCTTATTGCTCGAAGCATTCGATGCCGCCGGGGATGAAAAAATTAAAACTGCGCCCGAATCCGGCATCTGGCAAACTCAAAGACTGTTTCAGATTAGCGATGAAGCCGATTTTGATTTGCTGATAAACCTCAATGAATATGACCGGGTTCGTGGTCAGACGATTAAAGAGCTAGCCAAAAGTTATACTTCGTCAGGGAGTCTACCGATAGGTGAAAAACGCTACCTGAAGATCATTCGTTCGGCAGCCGGTGAACGCCCAAAACCGAATGGTTCCCTGCTGGATGGCTTAACCTTACCGAATAAAATTCAGCAATCTCTTACTCTGCCGATTATTAATGGAAAATCTCTGTATGAACTTCCGAGAGAAACGCTAATTGAATCCTTAACCGAAAAGCTTGCAGAAAAACGCGCCGAAGGCGGTCTCGAACAACTCAAGGAGCGATACAATGCCAATTATTTTCGCCTGGTTCGTTTCCGTGAAAATCTGGAACACGCCATTGCTCTGGCAGCGGGAGTTAAATTGCAAGTCCAAATCCAGGATCGGATTATCGCACAGGGCGAACCGCTTAGAGCCAAAATCCATTTTTATAATGGCAGCAATTATCCGCTGGCGATGGTTTTTCATGCGCCGGAACAATTACCGGCAATTGACAAACCGTTGACCTATAAAACTTCTGAAATTCAAAGTGTCGCGCCGCAACGTTTTGCCACTCAGGAAATCAATTTTCCGACAACGCTTGAGACACCAGTGACACTCAAGCGGTCGGAAAATTTAAGAGAACGAAATTTTTATCCGACTTCAAAGTATGCTTTTACCAGTCCTTCGGGAAAAACCCTGTTCGCATTTGCTGAAGTCAATTTAGGTCAAATGGTCATCCCGCTTTCAGCAAGCGATAGCTTTGACATTTCTCCACCGATTGAGATGTCGATAAACCCTCCGAGTTCATTCGTAAAAGACTGGTCGAACCCGCGTGGTGTTGAATTTCTTTTGCGGATTCGCAATCGCGCGAACCAGGCAATCGCGGGCGAGTTATGGGTGGTTTCGCTGGGACTCGTCGCTGAAAATTACGAACCGTTGAGCATCCAATTAGGCAGAGAAGATGAAGAGACGACAGTTAAATTAACCCTCCCCCTACCAATCGCCAAACCGCCAATGTTCACCGATATACTGATTGAACTTCGCCGCGCCCGACCTGCGCCTCCCACACCTCTGGCTACATTGAAAGTTCCGGTTCAACTCTCAAGCATAGAAGTCGAAAACCATATTCGCGTGGGTTACATTGCAACCCCCGATTCGCTACTGCCAATGGCATTGAATTATCTGGGTATTGCGAACGAAAAAATCCCCCTTGACCATTTAAACCTGAGCGAACACAGCTATAAAAATGGTGTGAATATCAATCATTCCTGTCTGCTGTCTGGCAAGTATGACACCATCATCATTGATGCAATGTTGTATAGCGAAAACCTTGACCTGGTGAATCATAACCGCTGTCTTTTGGATTATTTTAAACAAGGCGGCAATCTGGTGGTGCTTTATCAAAAACCGGGTATCTGGAATTCGCCATTAAATCCGGTTCCGGTGTTTCCTTTTTCAATCACTTTATCGAACGACATCATAGAGAGTGCAAATTCAACCATCAGATTGCTCAATCCTGAACATCCATTATTGAACAAACCGAATAAAATTTCCGAAAAGGATTTTGTTGAATGGTCGCCCATCCGAGCGCGGTTTCCGGCGAAAAACCGGGCATCGGAGTATATACCGCTTCTCGAATCGGTTGATGAAAAGGAAAACTCCTCACAAGGACTTTTATTGATTGGCAAAAATCAATCCGGCACCTTTATCTTCGCGAGCCTTGATTTATCTTCGCAATTCCTTTCCTTCAATGAAGGAGCCTATAAACTGTTAGCCAATCTTATAGCCTTTCCACGATATTCAAAATAGACCCGCGGCAAATCATCGAGATATTCGGAACCTGCTCGGTAAAAATATGTCAAGGTATAGTGAATCGGAGTTCATGGGTTC contains:
- a CDS encoding PIG-L family deacetylase; the protein is MRPKQLFIPFIFLLIVQLSFPGNPIAKPVDINISSNDQSGLVGLHQVLLDLSNPFHVVVVAQNPDDLDYSTLTLCRNKLGAQLTVLFATRGENARHSPSLLSNEARAIIKTTTALNALHKLGADAYFLDLPDVDPHTTVESVLNRWDKTPALNKVIQTLRFLKPDVLITHNKINAGEGQRQALARLLLEAFDAAGDEKIKTAPESGIWQTQRLFQISDEADFDLLINLNEYDRVRGQTIKELAKSYTSSGSLPIGEKRYLKIIRSAAGERPKPNGSLLDGLTLPNKIQQSLTLPIINGKSLYELPRETLIESLTEKLAEKRAEGGLEQLKERYNANYFRLVRFRENLEHAIALAAGVKLQVQIQDRIIAQGEPLRAKIHFYNGSNYPLAMVFHAPEQLPAIDKPLTYKTSEIQSVAPQRFATQEINFPTTLETPVTLKRSENLRERNFYPTSKYAFTSPSGKTLFAFAEVNLGQMVIPLSASDSFDISPPIEMSINPPSSFVKDWSNPRGVEFLLRIRNRANQAIAGELWVVSLGLVAENYEPLSIQLGREDEETTVKLTLPLPIAKPPMFTDILIELRRARPAPPTPLATLKVPVQLSSIEVENHIRVGYIATPDSLLPMALNYLGIANEKIPLDHLNLSEHSYKNGVNINHSCLLSGKYDTIIIDAMLYSENLDLVNHNRCLLDYFKQGGNLVVLYQKPGIWNSPLNPVPVFPFSITLSNDIIESANSTIRLLNPEHPLLNKPNKISEKDFVEWSPIRARFPAKNRASEYIPLLESVDEKENSSQGLLLIGKNQSGTFIFASLDLSSQFLSFNEGAYKLLANLIAFPRYSK